The proteins below come from a single Juglans regia cultivar Chandler chromosome 12, Walnut 2.0, whole genome shotgun sequence genomic window:
- the LOC108981095 gene encoding 28 kDa ribonucleoprotein, chloroplastic-like: protein MALHDCHHPSLLLLTIYAAFPLPPTPPNPRKPPPRTSVQELSSRTMAATAASSVGSSFSSSFHTLKCIRSKHCPSHPPQIRISSTRMLASISSSFRLEQLSVCGISSKWRLLRFSAAVAQEEVAVTADLEEGLGEEVLDGEAESPVNTKLYFGNLPYSVDSAQLAGIIQDFGSPELIEVLYDRYTGRSRGFAFVTMSSAEDCDAVLQNLDGKEYMGRTLRVNFSDKPKPKDPLYPETDHKLFVGNLSWSVTSESLTQAFQKHGNVVGARVLIDGETGRSRGYGFVCYSTKSEMEAALESLNGAELEGRAMRVSLAQGKRS from the exons ATGGCTTTACACGACTGCCATCATCCCTCGCTCTTGTTGCTCACTATCTATGCAGCCTTTCCACTCCCCCCAACCCCCCCCAATCCAAGAAAACCACCACCACGAACCTCAGTACAAGAACTTAGTTCCCGAACCATGGCAGCCACTGCAGCCTCGTCTGTGGGCTCATCTTTCTCTTCATCCTTCCACACCCTCAAATGTATCCGCTCTAAGCACTGCCCATCTCACCCTCCTCAAATCAGAATTTCATCAACCCGCATGTTAGCATCCATATCTAGTTCTTTCAGGCTCGAACAGCTTTCAGTCTGCGGCATCTCGAGCAAGTGGCGGCTTCTGAGGTTTTCAGCTGCTGTTGCTCAGGAAGAGGTGGCAGTGACAGCTGATTTAGAAGAAGGGTTGGGAGAGGAAGTGTTGGATGGAGAGGCTGAAAGTCCTGTGAACACTAAGCTTTACTTTGGGAATCTGCCTTATAGTGTGGACAGTGCTCAGCTTGCTGGCATTATTCAGGACTTTGGAAGCCCAGAGCTAATTGAG GTTCTGTATGACAGGTACACTGGGAGAAGCAGAGGATTTGCATTTGTGACCATGAGTAGTGCTGAAGATTGTGATGCTGTTCTTCAAAATCTGGATGGAAAA GAATATATGGGCCGAACCTTGAGGGTGAATTTTTCGGACAAACCTAAACCTAAAGACCCTTTATATCCAGAAACTGATCATAAGCTTTTTGTTGGAAATCTATCCTGGTCAGTCACGTCGGAGAGTTTGACACAAGCATTTCAGAAGCACGGAAATGTGGTCGGAGCAAGGGTTCTGATTGATGGAGAGACAGGAAGGTCGCGTGGTTACGGTTTTGTATGCTACTCCACAAAATCAGAGATGGAAGCTGCACTCGAATCTCTTAATGGAGCG GAGCTAGAAGGAAGAGCAATGCGTGTAAGCCTGGCTCAAGGAAAAAGATCATAA